A genomic segment from Lutibacter sp. A80 encodes:
- a CDS encoding fibronectin type III domain-containing protein, with product MRVFKNKHILVIICLFFQLSYSQEKEGVINIDTKTGHAIKIGSSGFNVRIADKSWSYLHPDFRKAVHELNPGWLRYFSGTMGDAFSSATGQYDIDYAMMFDHSKSYLKGYRFTEIKGPHRIIDLYDLLSEINGKLIVTINGFSETPEMTRELARFCKNNNIEVATWQFCNEPYFYVPHRERYWWNNGYDYAAKMKPHADAIKEVFPEAFLALNNTWDGIWGFMKEINSYQKQQGAYWNVFSKHSYAPHTGKKETIENAYKRANTKLLEATSMEAMQEIEDYTWDNVPMVITEFGVWNPPLNGIYSSIYNIEYVMRQLQHPNSWYIGAHEVSSKYRPKININNQIEEAYKNGTKLQTDLISTGVNKTLEGKAYEIYHNVTNHSNFIFNSTVTNGFEAPGLKNAVETGFYTQAYRGINGYDYLVFTNRTAQSKDFDIIIDGNQLNKQIEVNYITADSLNVKNTEIQKAVFNNGKINIPPFSVSVAKWSSKLVTKPANPTIYKGEIMASGIKLTWGKIENVKNYTIFYGEDSNNLIQKIKIEDPSVNSIEIDKLKKDAIYYFKMNAENKQGSSEFSNQIVIKNSIPTIPEIFKTSRRNNTATIFWKSVSNASGYKLKYINQTNNKETLVEANNVFGFRVEGLEYNVPYKFSVAAYNGIGIGEFSKGETLVLSEKVPLSPRNVSAIRAEDGTVSVKWIEQNSILPETTYNIYRGVELHNYHKIASGIKGAFYKDTSAEKDKLYFYTVKAETSAGESNFYPNTATLFGTDEKYLINITDIEKQDNGYLFKVAFKNILLDGEYSYGLKIENISYLTVEEQIVQGKKLSIKSKTFEVFVPNSELVKKSKYSIKAFINTNGKDLFSNLPDKNIQTD from the coding sequence ATGAGGGTGTTTAAAAACAAACATATTTTAGTAATTATTTGCTTGTTTTTTCAGCTGTCTTATTCTCAAGAAAAAGAAGGTGTAATTAATATTGATACAAAAACAGGGCATGCTATAAAAATTGGTTCTAGTGGGTTTAATGTTAGAATTGCAGACAAAAGTTGGAGTTATTTACATCCAGATTTTAGAAAAGCAGTTCATGAGTTAAATCCAGGATGGTTACGCTATTTTTCTGGAACTATGGGAGATGCATTTAGTAGCGCCACAGGTCAATACGATATTGATTATGCTATGATGTTCGATCATTCTAAGTCATATTTAAAAGGTTATAGATTTACAGAAATTAAAGGACCACATCGTATTATAGATTTGTATGATTTGTTGAGTGAAATAAATGGAAAGTTAATTGTAACTATTAATGGCTTTTCTGAAACTCCAGAAATGACACGTGAGCTTGCAAGATTCTGTAAAAACAATAATATTGAAGTCGCAACTTGGCAATTTTGTAACGAACCTTATTTTTATGTCCCTCATAGGGAACGTTATTGGTGGAATAATGGCTACGATTATGCAGCTAAAATGAAACCACATGCAGATGCTATTAAAGAAGTATTTCCTGAAGCATTTTTAGCTTTAAATAATACTTGGGATGGTATTTGGGGTTTTATGAAAGAAATTAACAGTTACCAAAAGCAACAAGGTGCTTATTGGAATGTGTTTTCTAAACATTCATACGCTCCACATACTGGTAAAAAAGAAACAATAGAGAACGCTTATAAAAGAGCAAATACTAAGCTTTTAGAAGCAACTTCTATGGAGGCAATGCAAGAGATAGAAGATTATACTTGGGATAATGTACCTATGGTTATTACTGAATTTGGCGTATGGAATCCACCATTAAATGGTATTTATTCCAGTATTTATAATATAGAATATGTTATGCGTCAGTTACAACACCCAAATTCTTGGTATATTGGTGCTCATGAAGTAAGTAGTAAGTATAGGCCTAAAATAAATATTAATAATCAAATTGAAGAGGCTTATAAAAATGGTACTAAACTTCAAACAGATCTTATTTCAACAGGTGTAAATAAAACATTAGAAGGTAAGGCGTATGAAATTTATCATAATGTAACTAATCATTCAAATTTTATATTTAACTCAACTGTAACAAATGGTTTTGAAGCTCCTGGGCTAAAAAACGCTGTTGAAACAGGGTTTTACACACAAGCATATCGCGGTATAAATGGCTACGATTATTTAGTGTTTACCAACAGAACAGCGCAATCAAAAGATTTTGATATAATTATTGATGGAAATCAACTAAATAAACAAATTGAGGTAAATTATATTACTGCAGACTCACTTAATGTTAAAAATACCGAAATACAAAAAGCGGTTTTTAATAATGGAAAAATTAATATTCCACCATTTAGTGTTTCTGTTGCCAAATGGAGTTCTAAATTAGTAACTAAGCCTGCAAATCCAACAATTTACAAGGGAGAAATAATGGCTTCAGGTATTAAATTAACTTGGGGAAAAATAGAAAATGTAAAAAACTATACTATTTTTTATGGTGAAGATTCTAACAACTTAATTCAGAAAATTAAGATTGAAGATCCTTCTGTAAATTCAATAGAAATTGACAAGTTAAAAAAGGATGCTATTTATTATTTTAAAATGAATGCAGAAAATAAACAAGGATCAAGTGAATTTTCTAATCAAATAGTTATAAAAAATAGTATTCCAACTATACCAGAAATATTTAAAACATCGAGAAGAAATAATACAGCCACTATTTTTTGGAAAAGTGTGTCAAATGCTTCTGGATATAAGCTTAAATATATAAACCAAACTAATAACAAAGAAACTTTAGTAGAGGCCAATAATGTATTTGGTTTTAGAGTAGAAGGTTTAGAGTATAATGTACCTTACAAGTTTTCAGTTGCAGCATATAATGGTATTGGTATTGGAGAGTTTTCAAAAGGAGAAACACTTGTTTTGTCTGAAAAAGTGCCGTTAAGTCCAAGAAATGTATCTGCAATTAGAGCTGAAGATGGAACTGTATCTGTAAAATGGATTGAACAAAATTCAATTCTTCCAGAAACTACGTATAACATTTATAGAGGAGTGGAACTGCATAATTATCATAAAATAGCAAGTGGCATAAAAGGTGCTTTTTATAAAGATACTTCAGCTGAAAAAGATAAACTTTATTTCTATACTGTTAAAGCTGAAACATCTGCGGGAGAAAGTAATTTTTACCCTAATACAGCCACTTTGTTTGGAACAGATGAAAAGTACTTAATAAATATAACCGATATTGAAAAACAAGACAATGGTTATTTGTTTAAAGTAGCATTTAAAAATATTTTATTAGACGGTGAGTATTCTTACGGTCTTAAAATAGAAAATATATCTTATTTAACTGTTGAAGAACAAATTGTGCAAGGCAAAAAATTGTCAATTAAGTCAAAAACGTTTGAGGTATTTGTTCCAAATTCTGAATTGGTAAAAAAATCTAAATACTCAATTAAGGCATTTATTAATACCAATGGTAAAGATCTTTTTAGCAATTTGCCAGATAAAAATATTCAAACAGAT